One genomic window of Narcine bancroftii isolate sNarBan1 unplaced genomic scaffold, sNarBan1.hap1 Scaffold_296, whole genome shotgun sequence includes the following:
- the arpc2 gene encoding actin-related protein 2/3 complex subunit 2 isoform X1 — MVSISLKFYKELQDHGADELLKRVYGSYLVAPEPGYNVSLLFDLENIPPNKAEVIHQAGMLKRNCFASVFEKYFNFQAEGREGEKRALIHYRDDETLYVEAKKDRVTVVFSTVFKDDDDVVIGKVFMQEFKEGRRASHTAPQVLFSHREPPLELKDTDAAVGDNIGYITFVLFPRHTNPNTRDNTINLIHTFRDYLHYHIKCSKAYIHTRMRAKTSDFLKVLNRARPETEKKEMKTMSSFRGRLSLRLSQPRAFGDSAAVTLRREWTESPEQTRRVRPSDRYMWGRPSQPDK, encoded by the exons ATGGTCAGCATTTCCCTGAAGTTCTACAAAGAGCTGCAGGATCACGGGGCAGATGAG TTACTGAAGCGAGTGTATGGCTCCTACCTTGTGGCTCCTGAACCAG GATACAACGTGTCCCTGCTGTTTGACCTGGAGAACATTCCCCCCAACAAGGCCGAGGTGATACACCAGGCTGGCATgctgaagaggaactgcttcgcCTCCGTCTTTGAGAAGTACTTCAACTTCCAGGccgagggaagagagggagagaagcgAGCCCTGATTCATTATCGTGACGATGAAACCCT GTATGTGGAGGCCAAAAAGGATCGAGTGACCGTGGTCTTCAGCACAGTATTCAAGGACGATGATGATGTCGTGATTGGAAAGGTCTTCATGCAG GAGTTCAAAGAGGGCCGGAGAGCAAGCCACACCGCGCCCCAGGTGCTTTTCAGCCACCGAGAGCCACCTCTGGAACTGAAGGACACTGACGCGGCAGTGGGTGACAACATTGGCTACATCACCTTCG TGCTGTTCCCTCGACACACCAACCCCAACACACGTGATAACACCATCAACCTGATTCATACCTTCAGGGATTACTTGCATTACCACATCAAGTGTTCCAAG GCTTACATCCACACCCGCATGAGGGCCAAGACCTCGGACTTCCTCAAGGTGCTGAACCGTGCAAGGCCTGAGACCgagaagaaagaaatgaaaaccaTGTC GTCTTTCCGTGGCCGACTGTCTCTCAGACTTTCACAGCCAAGGGCCTTTGGCGATAGTGCAGCCGTCACATTGCGTAGGGAGTGGACAGAGAGCCCAGAGCAGACCAGGAGAGTCAGGCCTTCTGATAGATACATGT ggGGAAGACCTTCTCAGCCCGATAAGTAA
- the arpc2 gene encoding actin-related protein 2/3 complex subunit 2 isoform X2 yields MVSISLKFYKELQDHGADELLKRVYGSYLVAPEPGYNVSLLFDLENIPPNKAEVIHQAGMLKRNCFASVFEKYFNFQAEGREGEKRALIHYRDDETLYVEAKKDRVTVVFSTVFKDDDDVVIGKVFMQEFKEGRRASHTAPQVLFSHREPPLELKDTDAAVGDNIGYITFVLFPRHTNPNTRDNTINLIHTFRDYLHYHIKCSKAYIHTRMRAKTSDFLKVLNRARPETEKKEMKTMSGKTFSAR; encoded by the exons ATGGTCAGCATTTCCCTGAAGTTCTACAAAGAGCTGCAGGATCACGGGGCAGATGAG TTACTGAAGCGAGTGTATGGCTCCTACCTTGTGGCTCCTGAACCAG GATACAACGTGTCCCTGCTGTTTGACCTGGAGAACATTCCCCCCAACAAGGCCGAGGTGATACACCAGGCTGGCATgctgaagaggaactgcttcgcCTCCGTCTTTGAGAAGTACTTCAACTTCCAGGccgagggaagagagggagagaagcgAGCCCTGATTCATTATCGTGACGATGAAACCCT GTATGTGGAGGCCAAAAAGGATCGAGTGACCGTGGTCTTCAGCACAGTATTCAAGGACGATGATGATGTCGTGATTGGAAAGGTCTTCATGCAG GAGTTCAAAGAGGGCCGGAGAGCAAGCCACACCGCGCCCCAGGTGCTTTTCAGCCACCGAGAGCCACCTCTGGAACTGAAGGACACTGACGCGGCAGTGGGTGACAACATTGGCTACATCACCTTCG TGCTGTTCCCTCGACACACCAACCCCAACACACGTGATAACACCATCAACCTGATTCATACCTTCAGGGATTACTTGCATTACCACATCAAGTGTTCCAAG GCTTACATCCACACCCGCATGAGGGCCAAGACCTCGGACTTCCTCAAGGTGCTGAACCGTGCAAGGCCTGAGACCgagaagaaagaaatgaaaaccaTGTC ggGGAAGACCTTCTCAGCCCGATAA